A window of Pseudophryne corroboree isolate aPseCor3 chromosome 1, aPseCor3.hap2, whole genome shotgun sequence genomic DNA:
tcagtgacAAACAGGGCATGGCTCCCGAATGCGGGATTTACCGCGAGGCCACAACCCCTAaccatgaagccacgctccctaATTTCAGGCACAGTCACTCGTCCCACACAGAGAAAGTTGGGAGGCATGTATACCTGCTTGATAATCAGGAAATGTGTGGCACCTGTAAATGATAATACTGAGACTAACCAACCGTCCATCAAAATATACTCTAAATGGCTATTACAGAAATCTTATTTTGTCCAAATGTATATTCCATTCATCACTATGTAATAACTTAAAATTACAGTAAAatctttaataaataaatattccagTGCTCAGCATCCTGATCACATAATCTATACTGGTCACGTGATCCAGAACAAGCCATTCAGCCTGGAGTACAGGGAGCACAGCCTGTGTTTCTGTGATAACCTCCCTGGCGTCACATGTGGCAGTGCTAGCCTAACAAACTGTGCATCACTCTAATATACCAATACACTTGTGGCCTAGTTAGTGATTGCTATTTATATATTGTGATGTTATTTTTTGTGTGGTTTTTAAGAAATGTGCATTTTCTTTACCATATACCGCCCATCATATATCAAGTGTAAACTAGCACTGGTTTTACTACTTCTGAAACCAGAAATACAAGCTGCTTTATAAAGCAACTGTACCCCCAAAAGTTTAAGTAATTTGTCAAGAAAAAAATGAGGTATTAGACAAAGTTGCTGGGTTGGGGAGGAGTAATATAGAACAAGCACATTAATTAATCTTACCAATTTATAAGCACTCTGTGGCCAATGCTCACtttctactccatctgtgtcacccctgtctgtgtgcccctcccctttagaatttaagctttcacaagtagggccctcttccctcatgtgcttttacttaTCCTTTTTTTAAAACgccctttgacggcaccaaatcccacggttttctgcctcactgatacttatttcagtgttgtctgctaagGCAGCCATGTTtaaataccttgtacttgtcctatattgtattaaattgtaagtcactgttttcttgctttgcgtatttgtttatatactctaattgggcgctgcggatcccttgtggcgccatataaaggagaataataatattataatggcGATGTAGAGGCTGTAGTAGGAAGTCCAAATGATAGTCACAATAAAGAGGGCTTGTGATTGGTCCTCCTGCTCACAAACCTTCCTCACTGCCACTTTTGGGTGGAACGGTAAGAACAGCTTTCCCGATAAattcctctttaaaaaaaaaaatattgtaataataataatttaaaaataatCTCGTCATGCCTAAAAGTAAACTCATTTGACACTGAAAGATGACCATTAagatcacctttaaaaaaaaaaaaaaaaagggttgatTTTTGAATTTGCTTCCAAGCCACAAAAAGTGGCATCTTGACAGATGCAATTAGCATTTGGGTTCATACTTCTATTTCTAAAATATTCATGGCTCAGAGACATAACTATTGCTTCTCTAGTTCATACCCCCTTCTTGTTTCATTTCGAATACTGGTAAAAAGATTAAACACtgagggccggattcaaatgtccccccccccccccccccccccccctcccgtccgcGATCGTGCCCGCTGGCAGTATTCTACTGTTGCTACTGAAGGGCGCGACAAGTTCAGCTTAGTTCGCTACACCCAGGGGTAGTGAGTTAAATACGcataaagtgacccatttgggcacccaaatgggtcttttcacgatcgcgcctattactttagtcgggtttatgtGCTTTAAACGCCTAAACCCGACTGTAAAAGGCACGATCAACGCAGTAAcagggggcatttgaatgttgcccCTCTTTCTCCCATCACTTTAAAAAGGGAGATCAGGGGTGCGATAAGATTTGAATTCACCTTTTAGAAACCATTTCTAGTATCACTATACCCCACTAGCATTTTACCTCGTCTTTGTCAGAACATATCTTGTTTGGTATGCTGTCAAGAAGCTGACACTCACTGTGCCCACAGTAAAAGTATGTTGACCTCACAATGTTggtgccaggatcctgacactGGTCTAACGCCACTTATAACATTTTACATACGTTATGCTGCTTACGTAAATACTTATTATTTAAAGTTACAACACCAACACTGGTATAATACTGTAAGTAGCATTAAACtcgtgtcgggatcccagcaccagcATTGTGAGGTTGGCATACTTACTGCAGGCGGGTTCGGTAGgagataccggcggtcaggatccggtagtcaggaggccgacgccagaatcccaacagcgagTCCGCGCGCCACGCTTCAGGCGATcacacactattatatttcccatGAGGTGGTGGAGTGGACAACCACCCGAGTGCGAATATCCAGCTACTGTCGAGATTCCGACCTCCATTTCCCCGGCTGCTGGGATTTTggagtcagtatcctgaccgctgggattcaGACAGTCGGTAAATTAACCGGATCCCCTGCAGACATAGGGAGTGTCAACTTTCTCCCCGCAAAACCTCCTTATTCTACATTTGTTGTACACAGAGGTGTGCGTTTATGTGGGTAAATACACCAGGCATGCTCTTAATTATATTTTTAATGGTAGTGAAAAGCCAGAACATGTGACAATCATCCTTACTAGTGCTCACACattatagcagggatggggaacctttgggcttccagctgttgctgaactacacataccagcatgccctacaacagttttgcaatttggtcatgctaaaactgttgcagggcatgcgggatgtgtaattcaacaacagatggagggccaaaggttttacATCCCTGCATTATAGGAAATAAAACAGCATGACCAAGAACCCCTCTCCCCTTACATGTACTGTATACAGCAACTGTCAGTCAGAAGTCACtgaacagtaatacccctttcacaccagcagctttgaacacgggttattggcacatggatgtgcataacccgtgttcctgtgcggtgtgaaaggtaccaggggcaatataccgggttgagcgacccggtatttcaaccctgctagcgagcagggctgaacgcgtgttcaacccggctcgctgtgcggtgtgaacgggagcagtttcccgttcacagtgtgatctcccagcaccgcccacgGCGCGTCTCCgccgacgtcaccaacccagcatattgccaggttgcagtctgcggtgtgaaagggggtattgagacgggtcgcacactgggagctcccgtgtcaggctcccgagtGCGACCCACCTCAGACGGCATGAAACTGGTATAAGTATAGGGTAACTGGTTACCAGCCCTTCAAAATGACAGAGCTGCCGAAAGCCGAGGCTCTGTCATGCTGGGTGGATGGGGAGGTGTGCGTTTTATTATATATTGTAGGATGAGCAGACCTACAACACACCACCCTGTATACAGCATACTCTGCACCTGAGCTTCCCACTCACTACAGTGCAGGTACCGTAGTGATAAGGGAGAGATACAGATGCATAGAGCACAGGCTGCACCCGACGgaagcgcagagccggccctaaccaatatgatgccctaggcaagattttggctggtgccccctagcactgccactagttctgcaggaaatgcctggcatgagtcagccagcagctctgctaacgtcgggcgccttttgtttatgaaaatgcatcttatttgcattactatgtggctaagatgcacaagcagcttctgctgattaaaatgatatgcggcatgtctatattctgtgtgcgactgcatctgcatacgaaatgctacattacattgatttccaggaatacacacaacgtagcatttcgtatgcagatacagccgtagtcacacacagaatataggcatgccgcatatcattttaatcagcagaagctgttggtgcccccaagcataccaaatgccctaggcatttgcctagtttgcctatgcctaaggccgactctgcGGAAGCGGACACATGCTGGCAACACACACGGGTTACTGGCCCCTGGGGACCTCACTGACCTGCAGCGAAGTGCAGCGGGGTAGATTTCCTCCCGGCCATGTCCTTGGCGTTGACATTTCCCGGTTCCAGCAGCCTCCGCACCCGGGACACGTCTCCGTTCCTGCATGCCTCGAACAGTTCCCGAAAAGCTCCGCTGACCGCACTCAGGGGGCCCCCGGGGCCTATGCCGCCTCCGACTGTCCCGGTGTCCGGGCTGTCAGCCGGGCTGCCGCCGGAGGAGATGCTGTTGCTGGAggacgaggagctgctgctgccggaGCTGGGCGCCGGTGCTGGGGGTAGAGAGGACGAGCTGGGAGACAGCAGGGCAGCGGCTTCCCCCGGCGGAGGGGAGAGGGGCCTGGGCATGAACGCCGGCAGAGGAGCCGCTTCCCCCTCGGGCTGCGAGTCTGGGCCGTGGCGCTGCGAGGCTGGCGGCATGTCCGGACTGCGGGGAGGGGAGTCCGGTGAGAGCGGCGGGGAGGCCGGTGCTGCAGGCGGGGGAGAGGGGGATGGGGCCGGTGGCTGCTGCTGTCCCGCTGCTCCGGACACTTGTTGTTGCTGGGAGCGCCTGGAGGAAGTGGCCGCCATGTCACGTCTAGCCTGCCCGGGGCTCCGTTGCCTGGCTCTGCCTGGTGGGTTGATGCACGGTGCGAACGGGGTCCTGGCTCCGCCCCCTCCGGGCCAGTCCGTGCGGCCTGTAACAACACCGGACGCTGGCACAACGAGTGACGTCAACAACGAGGGCGGGGCCAGGCGCGGAATAAACAAAAAATTATCCCAGTACAGTTCCAGTGAGAGTGGGTGGCGCAGAACTGCGGGTGGGAGGAGCCATACGTGACATTGGGTTATGATTGCGCGTTCTGATTCGTTGGAAATATGTATGGGTGGGTCTCACTAAacctaaaaggttttttttttttctttatttccttAATCTTTATTAACACTTTGCTGATTAACATTGGTGCATGACGGGCAGCGGTGCAGCAGCCCTGTCTCTGACATCGTGTTTCTCTCTACTTCATACGCGGATTTTTATGTTGTGATTATTGATCTTCTTACATAAATGTTACCGTATAATGTAGTGTAGATTCTAGAAATGTAATGCAGGTTATGTGTCCatgaaaatgatttttttttttaaataacagtggGGATGATGAAAAGTCCACCATACAATACTGTGTGACATGGAGACGGTACGTAGTTGAAAACTCTATTCCATGGACAGTCTATAGCCCTGGAGCTCTCCCCACCGTTAGTAGTGTAACGCTACTAATGCTCAATTGGGGTGTGGAATGGAAGGAGCACTACAATCCCCATTTATAATTT
This region includes:
- the LOC135049994 gene encoding poly [ADP-ribose] polymerase tankyrase-1-like, producing the protein MAATSSRRSQQQQVSGAAGQQQPPAPSPSPPPAAPASPPLSPDSPPRSPDMPPASQRHGPDSQPEGEAAPLPAFMPRPLSPPPGEAAALLSPSSSSLPPAPAPSSGSSSSSSSSNSISSGGSPADSPDTGTVGGGIGPGGPLSAVSGAFRELFEACRNGDVSRVRRLLEPGNVNAKDMAGRKSTPLHFAAGQSWGNLHSQGGLCTLRYAAAHKPDKYGRQYC